The Candidatus Peribacteria bacterium region TCTTGGCAGCCATGTCGATACTCTTATAGACCTGCGGCATGAGGGCGATTGCCTCATCCTTCTTTCCTTCCTTCACCGCATCAGCAAACTTCTTCATCATGGTTTTCATGATGGTTTTGTAGGGAACGAGACGCTTGTGGCGCGCGTTATCCTGTTTTACCCGTTTGATGGCTGATTTGGTCAAAGGCATAGCCGCGAGACTGTAAAGGAAGGGGAAAGGGGCGTCAAGAGGCAATTACGCCGTTTGTGTGGAGAACAAACAAAGGCGAGAGCATGTTTTGATTGATCCCTCAAAAAAGACAGTGTGACATGCCAGATATTTTCATTGATCGATGAAAACAGAGAATGGTCAAAAGATTCACAGAATATTGACGATTCGCCCCTAGCTGCACCCAATGCCTATGAGTATACTGCGCGGCATACCTCTTCTTGTTCTATAGATATGTGCGGAATCTTCGGATACATCGGATCCAAAACTGATGCGACCAAAATGGCTGTGGACGGGCTGAAGAGCCTTGAGTACCGCGGCTACGATTCCTGGGGCGTTGCGTGGAAGAACGGAACAGAAACACATCTGACGTCCAAGAAAGAGATCGGGAAGATCAGCGGGGTGGATGGCGCACTGCTGTCGGGTAACAGCTCACTCGCGATCGGTCACACACGCTGGGCCACACACGGCGGCGTCACGGTTGCCAATGCGCATCCACAGTTCAACACCGATAAAACAATCGCCGTGGTGCATAACGGCATTTTTGAAAACTATCAGGAGCTGCGCGACGAACTGAAAGCAAAGGGACATGTGTTCACATCGGAAACGGATACGGAAGTGGCACCGCACCTCATTGAAGAATATCTGAAGGAAACGAATGACTTCGCACATGCTGTCCGGCTCGCCTGCCAGAAGTTCACCGGCCGCTACGCGATCCTCGCAGTCCACGCGACCAGCGACACAATGGTGGCGGCACGCACGGGCTCTCCGTTGATTGTGGGAGTCGGAACGGACGGATACTTCGTTGCATCCGACACGCCGGCGTTTATGCATCACACGAAGACGGTGCAGTATCTGGATGACGGAGAGATGGTCGTGACAGACGGCAAGTCGATCATTTTCTCGGATATCGACACCGGCACAGAGCATCACAAGCGTGAGATTGAAATCACCTTCAATGTGGAACAGGCGGACAAAGGAAATTTCGCACACTACATGCTGAAGGAAATTATGGAACAGAAAGAGAGCGTGGCAAAAGCCGTGAACCAGAGTGATGAAGAAATCATGACCGTGGCCAACGCCATCAACGAAGCACAGGGAACCTTCCTTGCAGCCTGCGGTACCGCTGGAAAAGCGTGTATGGCTGCGGAATATTTCTTCTCAGTCGTTGC contains the following coding sequences:
- the rpsT gene encoding 30S ribosomal protein S20 translates to MPLTKSAIKRVKQDNARHKRLVPYKTIMKTMMKKFADAVKEGKKDEAIALMPQVYKSIDMAAKKKIIHVNTAARKKSLVARLVAAK
- the glmS gene encoding glutamine--fructose-6-phosphate transaminase (isomerizing); its protein translation is MCGIFGYIGSKTDATKMAVDGLKSLEYRGYDSWGVAWKNGTETHLTSKKEIGKISGVDGALLSGNSSLAIGHTRWATHGGVTVANAHPQFNTDKTIAVVHNGIFENYQELRDELKAKGHVFTSETDTEVAPHLIEEYLKETNDFAHAVRLACQKFTGRYAILAVHATSDTMVAARTGSPLIVGVGTDGYFVASDTPAFMHHTKTVQYLDDGEMVVTDGKSIIFSDIDTGTEHHKREIEITFNVEQADKGNFAHYMLKEIMEQKESVAKAVNQSDEEIMTVANAINEAQGTFLAACGTAGKACMAAEYFFSVVAQKHVNFAPASEFKVYHHFLKKESLLIVVSQSGETADVLEAMQVAKSKGAKVLSIVNVEGSSIDRASDYTLRINAGPERAVASTKALTGQLAVLLLVAYALAGKLQEGKKLLLESASMINDMLNPRYVERLKQLADRIKAKEDLYIIGKSWNYPMALESAIKIQEVSYIHAEGFAGGELKHGPIALIEEGTPCIVLAGNDEVTPDILSNAVQLKARGALVIGVAPENNEIFDEWIKVPDAATAQALVNIIPIQVLAYELAIQRGKDPDMPRNLAKSVTVK